One part of the Ornithodoros turicata isolate Travis chromosome 2, ASM3712646v1, whole genome shotgun sequence genome encodes these proteins:
- the LOC135384497 gene encoding uncharacterized protein LOC135384497, with amino-acid sequence MPEAQRRSSNPQMSASCGHPVWQEACSGLRHQLFEGPAPRKQVETQRLPRRLDSTEKALVRTLQPDELRQVFSARKQAELLERNKRTEIHDQKLSRLLPKKPPGYDCKNVFNLSSKTLTDGHVSLLSKGLDFALAPRAVPKREIIVEIEDRLRHIKDSTGVNLARSRIATVLNNVSGPPSNLSKQERSALRDLRSDKSVIVLPADKGKGTVILDTEDYRTKMQEILDDAAHFVPLAHDPTAKAERSLVDHLRQLKKKGHLDDVTYRRLFSSDGATPRIYGLPKIHKPGCPLRPIVSFIGSPTYNLSKYLVELVTPVTGNNNLTVRNSKEFVELVRTQAPSNNDVMVSFDVVSLFTNVPKDLAVQVAEDRLRKDSTLPSRTSLTVEEVAILLRFCLNQTHFCFNGKCYHQIEGCPMGSPVSVTLANLVMEHIEETAMERFSRPVKFYRRYVDDTFVILDRNHVEEFHSVLNSIESSINFTYEVEQGGKLPFLDICVCRDSTGSIHTCVYRKPCDTGTFLSFESHHPTEHKRSVVRTLLHRSEQLSSCSELRACEDATISASLDKRGYPHRFIEDTRKRMQPRKPQDGDRSRLTRVTIPYVKGVSESIRRALLPLEIWTTFRPHVKLRSLISKPKDIVAPEDQSGVVYKLQCLDCDTCYIGETGRKRRTRIKEHKSDVRNATHATRLKTELSEHSWNTGHCFDYDNAVTLAREQRWGPRKLLESWHIRADPLHCNKNRGPLPEQYCHLLK; translated from the coding sequence ATGCCTGAAGCACAGCGTCGTTCCTCAAACCCTCAGATGTCGGCCTCTTGTGGACACCCCGTATGGCAGGAAGCTTGCTCGGGACTTCGGCATCAACTGTTTGAAGGCCCGGCTCCTCGAAAACAAGTCGAAACTCAACGACTCCCGCGCCGACTGGACTCGACTGAAAAGGCCTTGGTGCGTACCCTTCAGCCCGACGAGTTGCGACAGGTTTTCAGCGCCCGGAAACAGGCAGAGCTGCTAGAAAGAAACAAGCGGACCGAAATTCACGACCAGAAGTTGTCCCGCCTGCTGCCGAAGAAACCTCCGGGGTATGACTGCAAAAACGTCTTCAATCTGTCATCGAAGACACTCACCGACGGGCACGTAAGCCTTCTGTCGAAAGGACTGGATTTCGCTCTCGCGCCCCGTGCTGTGCCTAAACGAGAAATCATAGTGGAAATCGAAGACAGGCTTCGCCACATCAAGGACTCAACAGGTGTCAACCTAGCACGCAGCCGCATCGCCACAGTCCTAAACAACGTGAGTGGGCCACCCTCTAACCTGTCTAAGCAAGAACGGTCGGCGCTGCGTGACCTGCGCTCGGACAAATCAGTCATCGTCTTACCAGCGGATAAAGGGAAAGGCACGGTCATATTGGACACGGAGGACTACCGTACGAAGATGCAAGAGATCCTTGACGATGCTGCACATTTCGTCCCCTTGGCGCATGACCCGACGGCTAAAGCGGAACGCTCTTTGGTGGACCACCTCCGTCAGTTAAAGAAGAAGGGCCACCTAGATGATGTCACCTACCGCCGCCTCTTCTCATCGGACGGTGCTACTCCCAGAATTTACGGCCTCCCTAAGATACACAAGCCTGGGTGCCCTTTGAGACCGATTGTCTCGTTCATCGGGTCGCCGACGTACAACCTGTCCAAGTATTTAGTAGAACTTGTGACTCCCGTTACCGGTAACAACAACCTGACGGTGCGCAACTCGAAGGAGTTTGTCGAGCTGGTCCGGACGCAGGCCCCAAGCAACAACGATGTTATGGTGTCATTCGATGTGGTGTCACTGTTCACCAACGTTCCGAAGGATCTCGCGGTACAAGTGGCGGAGGACCGACTACGGAAGGACAGCACCCTGCCATCACGGACGTCACTCACAGTTGAAGAGGTAGCTATACTTCTGAGATTCTGCCTCAATCAAACTCATTTCTGCTTCAACGGCAAGTGTTATCACCAAATCGAAGGATGCCCTATGGGAAGCCCTGTATCAGTGACGCTAGCAAACTTGGTCATGGAACACATTGAAGAGACGGCCATGGAACGGTTCTCCCGCCCAGTTAAGTTCTACCGGCGCTACGTAGATGACACGTTCGTCATCCTAGACAGGAACCACGTCGAGGAATTCCACTCGGTTCTCAACTCCATCGAATCATCGATCAATTTCACGTATGAAGTCGAGCAGGGCGGCaagcttcctttcttggatATATGTGTATGCAGGGACAGTACGGGGAGCATCCATACGTGTGTCTACAGAAAGCCCTGCGATACCGGCACTTTCCTAAGTTTTGAATCACATCACCCCACGGAACATAAGCGAAGCGTGGTGCGAACTTTATTGCATCGTTCAGAGCAATTGTCGTCTTGCAGCGAGCTACGGGCATGTGAAGATGCGACGATCTCCGCTTCCCTGGACAAGCGAGGCTACCCACACAGGTTTATTGAGGACACCCGGAAACGTATGCAGCCACGTAAACCGCAAGATGGGGATCGCTCCCGCCTGACCCGGGTCACAATTCCATACGTCAAAGGCGTTTCAGAGTCTATCCGCCGGGCACTACTTCCATTGGAAATCTGGACGACCTTCCGACCGCACGTTAAACTGCGCAGCCTCATCTCCAAGCCAAAGGACATTGTCGCCCCAGAAGACCAGTCTGGCGTGGTTTACAAGCTACAATGTCTAGACTGTGACACGTGTTATATTGGCGAGACAGGCCGAAAAAGAAGGACCCGCATAAAAGAACACAAGAGCGACGTCCGGAACGCCACACATGCCACGCGACTTAAGACCGAACTCAGCGAGCATTCTTGGAACACTGGGCATTGTTTCGACTACGataacgcggtgaccttggcacgcgagcaaagatggggaccgaggaagctcctggaatcgtggcacatacgcgctgatcccttgcattgtaacaaaaaccgtggcccccttcccgaacaatactgtcaTCTCCTTAAGTAG
- the LOC135384495 gene encoding uncharacterized protein LOC135384495, producing MTDLSERRSRSADRSCLDRLEGGPLTLFRTVAMRLRARSRLLPKIPPGYDCKNVFNLSSKTLTDGHVSLLSKGLDFALAPRAVPKREIIVEIEDRLRHIKDSTGVNLARSRIATVLNNVSGPPSNLSKQERSALRDLRSDKSVIVLPADKGKGTVILDTEDYRTKMQEILDDAAHFVPLAHDPTAKAERSLVDHLRQLKKKGHLDDVTYRRLFSSDGATPRIYGLPKIHKPGCPLRPIVSFIGSPTYNLSKYLVELVTPVTGNNNLTVRNSKEFVELVRTQAPSNNDVMVSFDVVSLFTNVPKDLAVQVAEDRLRKDSTLPSRTSLTVEEVAILLRFCLNQTHFCFNGKCYHQIEGCPMGSPVSVTLANLVMEHIEETAMERFSRPVKFYRRYVDDTFVILDRNHVEEFHSVLNSIESSINFTYEVEQGGKLPFLDICVCRDSTGSIHTCVYSKPCDTGTFLSFESHHPTEHKRSVVRTLLHRSEQLSSCSELRACEDATISASLDKRGYPHRFIEDTRKRMQPRKPQDGDRSRLTRVTIPYVKGVSESIRRALLPLEIWTTFRPHVKLRSLISKPKDIVAPEDQSGVVYKLQCLDCDTCYIGETGRKRRTRIKEHKSDVRNATHATRLKTELSEHSWNTGHCFDYDNAVTLAREQRWGPRKLLESWHIRADPLHCNKNRGPLPEQYCHLLK from the coding sequence ATGACTGATTTGTCCGAGCGCAGGTCACGCAGCGCCGACCGTTCTTGCTTAGACAGGTTAGAGGGTGGCCCACTCACGTTGTTTAGGACTGTGGCGATGCGGCTGCGTGCTAGGTCCCGCCTGCTGCCGAAGATACCTCCGGGGTATGACTGCAAAAACGTCTTCAATCTGTCATCGAAGACACTCACCGACGGGCACGTAAGCCTTCTGTCGAAAGGACTGGATTTCGCTCTCGCGCCCCGTGCTGTGCCTAAACGAGAAATCATAGTGGAAATCGAAGACAGGCTTCGCCACATCAAGGACTCAACAGGTGTCAACCTAGCACGCAGCCGCATCGCCACAGTCCTAAACAACGTGAGTGGGCCACCCTCTAACCTGTCTAAGCAAGAACGGTCGGCGCTGCGTGACCTGCGCTCGGACAAATCAGTCATCGTCTTACCAGCGGATAAAGGGAAAGGCACGGTCATATTGGACACGGAGGACTACCGTACGAAGATGCAAGAGATCCTTGACGATGCTGCACATTTCGTCCCCTTGGCGCATGACCCGACGGCTAAAGCGGAACGCTCTTTGGTGGACCACCTCCGTCAGTTAAAGAAGAAGGGCCACCTAGATGATGTCACCTACCGCCGCCTCTTCTCATCGGACGGTGCTACTCCCAGAATTTACGGCCTCCCTAAGATACACAAGCCTGGGTGCCCTTTGAGACCGATTGTCTCGTTCATCGGGTCGCCGACGTACAACCTGTCCAAGTATTTAGTAGAACTTGTGACTCCCGTTACCGGTAACAACAACCTGACGGTGCGCAACTCGAAGGAGTTTGTCGAGCTGGTCCGGACGCAGGCCCCAAGCAACAACGATGTTATGGTGTCATTCGATGTGGTGTCACTGTTCACCAACGTTCCGAAGGATCTCGCGGTACAAGTGGCGGAGGACCGACTACGGAAGGACAGCACCCTGCCATCACGGACGTCACTCACAGTTGAAGAGGTAGCTATACTTCTGAGATTCTGCCTCAATCAAACTCATTTCTGCTTCAACGGCAAGTGTTATCACCAAATCGAAGGATGCCCTATGGGAAGCCCTGTATCAGTGACGCTAGCAAACTTGGTCATGGAACACATTGAAGAGACGGCCATGGAACGGTTCTCCCGCCCAGTTAAGTTCTACCGGCGCTACGTAGATGACACGTTCGTCATCCTAGACAGGAACCACGTCGAGGAATTCCACTCGGTTCTCAACTCCATCGAATCATCGATCAATTTCACGTATGAAGTCGAGCAGGGCGGCaagcttcctttcttggatATATGTGTATGCAGGGACAGTACGGGGAGCATCCATACGTGTGTCTACAGTAAGCCCTGCGATACCGGCACTTTCCTAAGTTTTGAATCACATCACCCCACGGAACATAAGCGAAGCGTGGTGCGAACTTTATTGCATCGTTCAGAGCAATTGTCGTCTTGCAGCGAGCTACGGGCATGTGAAGATGCGACGATCTCCGCTTCCCTGGACAAGCGAGGCTACCCACACAGGTTTATTGAGGACACCCGGAAACGTATGCAGCCACGTAAACCGCAAGATGGGGATCGCTCCCGCCTGACCCGGGTCACAATTCCATACGTCAAAGGCGTTTCAGAGTCTATCCGCCGGGCACTACTTCCATTGGAAATCTGGACGACCTTCCGACCGCACGTTAAACTGCGCAGCCTCATCTCCAAGCCAAAGGACATTGTCGCCCCAGAAGACCAGTCTGGCGTGGTTTACAAGCTACAATGTCTAGACTGTGACACGTGTTATATTGGCGAGACAGGCCGAAAAAGAAGGACCCGCATAAAAGAACACAAGAGCGACGTCCGGAACGCCACACATGCCACGCGACTTAAGACCGAACTCAGCGAGCATTCTTGGAACACTGGGCATTGTTTCGACTACGataacgcggtgaccttggcacgcgagcaaagatggggaccgaggaagctcctggaatcgtggcacatacgcgctgatcccttgcattgtaacaaaaaccgtggcccccttcccgaacaatactgtcaTCTCCTTAAGTAG
- the LOC135384494 gene encoding uncharacterized protein LOC135384494 has protein sequence MSSPGFWSIFASIRSNHGSAALGSVREYCDQATKIIRLECHQRFNRECLKHSVVPQTLRCRPLVDTPYGRKLARDFGINCLKARLLENKSKLNDSRHRLDSAEKALVRTLQPDELRQVFSARKQAELLERNKRTEIHDQKLSRLLPKKPPGYDCKNVFNLSSKTLTDGHVSLLSKGLDFALAPRAVPKREIIVEIEDRLRHIKDSTGVNLARSRIATVLNNVSGPPSNLSKQERSALRDLRSDKSVIVLPADKGKGTVILDTEDYRTKMQEILDDAAHFVPLAHDPTAKAERSLVDHLRQLKKKGHLDDVTYRRLFSSDGATPRIYGLPKIHKPGCPLRPIVSFIGSPTYNLSKYLVELVTPVTGNNNLTVRNSKEFVELVRTQAPSNNDVMVSFDVVSLFTNVPKDLAVQVAEDRLRKDSTLPSRTSLTVEEVAILLRFCLNQTHFCFNGKCYHQIEGCPMGSPVSVTLANLVMEHIEETAMERFSRPVKFYRRYVDDTFVILDRNHVEEFHSVLNSIESSINFTYEVEQGGKLPFLDICVCRDSTGSIHTCVYRKPCDTGTFLSFESHHPTEHKRSVVRTLLHRSEQLSSCSELRACEDATISASLDKRGYPHRFIEDTRKRMQPRKPQDGDRSRLTRVTIPYVKGVSESIRRALLPLEIWTTFRPHVKLRSLISKPKDIVAPEDQSGVVYKLQCLDCDTCYIGETGRKRRTRIKEHKSDVRNATHATRLKTELSEHSWNTGHCFDYDNAVTLAREQRWGPRKLLESWHIRADPLHCNKNRGPLPEQYCHLLK, from the coding sequence atgtcatctcccggcttttggagtattttcgcaTCTATCCGTTCCAACCACGGCTCAGCTGCTCTAGGCAGTGTGAGAGAGTACTGCGACCAAGCTACTAAGATAATTCGCCTCGAGTGTCACCAACGCTTCAACCGGGAATGCCTGAAGCACAGCGTCGTTCCTCAAACCCTCAGATGTCGGCCTCTTGTGGACACCCCGTATGGCAGGAAGCTTGCTCGGGACTTCGGCATCAACTGTTTGAAGGCCCGGCTCCTCGAAAACAAGTCGAAACTCAACGACTCCCGCCACCGACTGGACTCAGCTGAAAAGGCCTTGGTGCGTACCCTTCAGCCCGACGAGTTGCGACAGGTTTTCAGCGCCCGGAAACAGGCAGAGCTGCTAGAAAGAAACAAGCGGACCGAAATTCACGACCAGAAGTTGTCCCGCCTGCTGCCGAAGAAACCTCCGGGGTATGACTGCAAAAACGTCTTCAATCTGTCATCGAAGACACTCACCGACGGGCACGTAAGCCTTCTGTCGAAAGGACTGGATTTCGCTCTCGCGCCCCGTGCTGTGCCTAAACGAGAAATCATAGTGGAAATCGAAGACAGGCTTCGCCACATCAAGGACTCAACAGGTGTCAACCTAGCACGCAGCCGCATCGCCACAGTCCTAAACAACGTGAGTGGGCCACCCTCTAACCTGTCTAAGCAAGAACGGTCGGCGCTGCGTGACCTGCGCTCGGACAAATCAGTCATCGTCTTACCAGCGGATAAAGGGAAAGGCACGGTCATATTGGACACGGAGGACTACCGTACGAAGATGCAAGAGATCCTTGACGATGCTGCACATTTCGTCCCCTTGGCGCATGACCCGACGGCTAAAGCGGAACGCTCTTTGGTGGACCACCTCCGTCAGTTAAAGAAGAAGGGCCACCTAGATGATGTCACCTACCGCCGCCTCTTCTCATCGGACGGTGCTACTCCCAGAATTTACGGCCTCCCTAAGATACACAAGCCTGGGTGCCCTTTGAGACCGATTGTCTCGTTCATCGGGTCGCCGACGTACAACCTGTCCAAGTATTTAGTAGAACTTGTGACTCCCGTTACCGGTAACAACAACCTGACGGTGCGCAACTCGAAGGAGTTTGTCGAGCTGGTCCGGACGCAGGCCCCAAGCAACAACGATGTTATGGTGTCATTCGATGTGGTGTCACTGTTCACCAACGTTCCGAAGGATCTCGCGGTACAAGTGGCGGAGGACCGACTACGGAAGGACAGCACCCTGCCATCACGGACGTCACTCACAGTTGAAGAGGTAGCTATACTTCTGAGATTCTGCCTCAATCAAACTCATTTCTGCTTCAACGGCAAGTGTTATCACCAAATCGAAGGATGCCCTATGGGAAGCCCTGTATCAGTGACGCTAGCAAACTTGGTCATGGAACACATTGAAGAGACGGCCATGGAACGGTTCTCCCGCCCAGTTAAGTTCTACCGGCGCTACGTAGATGACACGTTCGTCATCCTAGACAGGAACCACGTCGAGGAATTCCACTCGGTTCTCAACTCCATCGAATCATCGATCAATTTCACGTATGAAGTCGAGCAGGGCGGCaagcttcctttcttggatATATGTGTATGCAGGGACAGTACGGGGAGCATCCATACGTGTGTCTACAGAAAGCCCTGCGATACCGGCACTTTCCTAAGTTTTGAATCACATCACCCCACGGAACATAAGCGAAGCGTGGTGCGAACTTTATTGCATCGTTCAGAGCAATTGTCGTCTTGCAGCGAGCTACGGGCATGTGAAGATGCGACGATCTCCGCTTCCCTGGACAAGCGAGGCTACCCACACAGGTTTATTGAGGACACCCGGAAACGTATGCAGCCACGTAAACCGCAAGATGGGGATCGCTCCCGCCTGACCCGGGTCACAATTCCATACGTCAAAGGCGTTTCAGAGTCTATCCGCCGGGCACTACTTCCATTGGAAATCTGGACGACCTTCCGACCGCACGTTAAACTGCGCAGCCTCATCTCCAAGCCAAAGGACATTGTCGCCCCAGAAGACCAGTCTGGCGTGGTTTACAAGCTACAATGTCTAGACTGTGACACGTGTTATATTGGCGAGACAGGCCGAAAAAGAAGGACCCGCATAAAAGAACACAAGAGCGACGTCCGGAACGCCACACATGCCACGCGACTTAAGACCGAACTCAGCGAGCATTCTTGGAACACTGGGCATTGTTTCGACTACGataacgcggtgaccttggcacgcgagcaaagatggggaccgaggaagctcctggaatcgtggcacatacgcgctgatcccttgcattgtaacaaaaaccgtggcccccttcccgaacaatactgtcaTCTCCTTAAGTAG
- the LOC135384496 gene encoding uncharacterized protein LOC135384496: MQEILDDAAHFVPLAHDPTAKAERSLVDHLRQLKKKGHLDDVTYRRLFSSDGATPRIYGLPKIHKPGCPLRPIVSFIGSPTYNLSKYLVELVTPVTGNNNLTVRNSKEFVELVRTQAPSNNDVMVSFDVVSLFTNVPKDLAVQVAEDRLRKDSTLPSRTSLTVEEVAILLRFCLNQTHFCFNGKCYHQIEGCPMGSPVSVTLANLVMEHIEETAMERFSRPVKFYRRYVDDTFVILDRNHVEEFHSVLNSIESSINFTYEVEQGGKLPFLDICVCRDSTGSIHTCVYSKPCDTGTFLSFESHHPTEHKRSVVRTLLHRSEQLSSCSELRACEDATISASLDKRGYPHRFIEDTRKRMQPRKPQDGDRSRLTRVTIPYVKGVSESIRRALLPLEIWTTFRPHVKLRSLISKPKDIVAPEDQSGVVYKLQCLDCDTCYIGETGRKRRTRIKEHKSDVRNATHATRLKTELSEHSWNTGHCFDYDNAVTLAREQRWGPRKLLESWHIRADPLHCNKNRGPLPEQYCHLLK; the protein is encoded by the coding sequence ATGCAAGAGATCCTTGACGATGCTGCACATTTCGTCCCCTTGGCGCATGACCCGACGGCTAAAGCGGAACGCTCTTTGGTGGACCACCTCCGTCAGTTAAAGAAGAAGGGCCACCTAGATGATGTCACCTACCGCCGCCTCTTCTCATCGGACGGTGCTACTCCCAGAATTTACGGCCTCCCTAAGATACACAAGCCTGGGTGCCCTTTGAGACCGATTGTCTCGTTCATCGGGTCGCCGACGTACAACCTGTCCAAGTATTTAGTAGAACTTGTGACTCCCGTTACCGGTAACAACAACCTGACGGTGCGCAACTCGAAGGAGTTTGTCGAGCTGGTCCGGACGCAGGCCCCAAGCAACAACGATGTTATGGTGTCATTCGATGTGGTGTCACTGTTCACCAACGTTCCGAAGGATCTCGCGGTACAAGTGGCGGAGGACCGACTACGGAAGGACAGCACCCTGCCATCACGGACGTCACTCACAGTTGAAGAGGTAGCTATACTTCTGAGATTCTGCCTCAATCAAACTCATTTCTGCTTCAACGGCAAGTGTTATCACCAAATCGAAGGATGCCCTATGGGAAGCCCTGTATCAGTGACGCTAGCAAACTTGGTCATGGAACACATTGAAGAGACGGCCATGGAACGGTTCTCCCGCCCAGTTAAGTTCTACCGGCGCTACGTAGATGACACGTTCGTCATCCTAGACAGGAACCACGTCGAGGAATTCCACTCGGTTCTCAACTCCATCGAATCATCGATCAATTTCACGTATGAAGTCGAGCAGGGCGGCaagcttcctttcttggatATATGTGTATGCAGGGACAGTACGGGGAGCATCCATACGTGTGTCTACAGTAAGCCCTGCGATACCGGCACTTTCCTAAGTTTTGAATCACATCACCCCACGGAACATAAGCGAAGCGTGGTGCGAACTTTATTGCATCGTTCAGAGCAATTGTCGTCTTGCAGCGAGCTACGGGCATGTGAAGATGCGACGATCTCCGCTTCCCTGGACAAGCGAGGCTACCCACACAGGTTTATTGAGGACACCCGGAAACGTATGCAGCCACGTAAACCGCAAGATGGGGATCGCTCCCGCCTGACCCGGGTCACAATTCCATACGTCAAAGGCGTTTCAGAGTCTATCCGCCGGGCACTACTTCCATTGGAAATCTGGACGACCTTCCGACCGCACGTTAAACTGCGCAGCCTCATCTCCAAGCCAAAGGACATTGTCGCCCCAGAAGACCAGTCTGGCGTGGTTTACAAGCTACAATGTCTAGACTGTGACACGTGTTATATTGGCGAGACAGGCCGAAAAAGAAGGACCCGCATAAAAGAACACAAGAGCGACGTCCGGAACGCCACACATGCCACGCGACTTAAGACCGAACTCAGCGAGCATTCTTGGAACACTGGGCATTGTTTCGACTACGataacgcggtgaccttggcacgcgagcaaagatggggaccgaggaagctcctggaatcgtggcacatacgcgctgatcccttgcattgtaacaaaaaccgtggcccccttcccgaacaatactgtcaTCTCCTTAAGTAG